The proteins below come from a single Argentina anserina chromosome 1, drPotAnse1.1, whole genome shotgun sequence genomic window:
- the LOC126785087 gene encoding VQ motif-containing protein 31 — protein sequence MEMLEMGGNCKPLITFVHADTGTFREVVQRLTGAGPYQTHTHNEKSNPATSISSRKPTAASSMSKLHERRQYIKPKLDIVKPTIINSHFKSSSPLVSPSTIFSKLSIAEQESRGSPAAAAKPTVRAYEHEDENRNSHLEEEKAIQEKKFYLHPSPRRGRSPRTQPELLTLFPLTSPKSELQNP from the coding sequence ATGGAAATGCTGGAAATGGGAGGTAATTGCAAACCCCTGATTACATTTGTTCATGCAGACACCGGCACGTTTCGAGAAGTAGTGCAGCGATTGACAGGAGCCGGACCTTATCAAACTCATACTCATAATGAAAAGAGTAATCCAGCCACCAGCATAAGCTCAAGGAAACCAACGGCGGCATCATCAATGAGCAAACTTCATGAGAGAAGGCAATACATCAAACCCAAGCTTGACATCGTTAAACCTACCATCATCAATAGCCATTTCAAATCATCGAGTCCCTTGGTCAGCCCTTCTACGATTTTCTCGAAACTCTCCATAGCCGAACAAGAAAGCAGAGGATCACCAGCAGCTGCAGCAAAGCCAACGGTTAGAGCATATGAACATGAAGATGAAAATAGAAATAGTCATttagaagaagagaaagcCATTCAAGAGAAGAAATTTTACCTGCATCCATCACCACGCCGGGGAAGGTCGCCAAGGACACAACCAGAGCTGCTTACCTTGTTTCCTCTAACATCCCCTAAATCAGAACTTCAAAATCCATGA
- the LOC126784935 gene encoding uncharacterized protein At5g08430-like isoform X1, whose product MGSFTWVGEYNAAVSAADVAPVRRSKRLHRPRKMEFLGWGSRPVIEFLDSIGKDTSKPISQYDVASIVTEYVNQNKLLHPTKKKRIVCDEKLHSLFGRKTIARIKIYDLLQPHFADNLEDDSDDSFDDSDDEASDDEAARKSNQRRRAALHAPLPAPKSCYAAVIPENVKLVYLRRSVVEALVKQEEAQVFEEKVVGSFVRTKADPHDYTQKNSHVLMQVKAVLKKTKPNSEESCDDGDGGGGGVLLQLHGAFKDFPISMLSDDNFSTEECDDLRERVKGGLLKRPTVVELQQKVQVLHLDVTEHWLARELQFLQKAIDRFNEKGWRRELFEHLERRQLLESPDEQARLLQEIPDVIAEELEVEQKDSPHAMEQGTHGSPGCILRGDSIPSSDIPVEGTLITWTAVDVHSEACEDGPLQDQQKQPAESVKKILDEPKQVEDNKDSQQLVDKHVVTSQVVNLSDNDSSEEQESKRKFEIPVHQLGTLMWHYFDPQGNVQGPFSIISLKRWSDSDYFPQDFKIWKTGQSSDEAVLLTNILHSNFVNRSVYQ is encoded by the exons ATGGGCTCCTTCACTTGGGTTGGCGAGTACAACGCCGCCGTCTCTGCCGCCGACGTTGCTCCGGTGAGGAGGAGCAAGCGCCTCCACCGCCCTCGGAAGATGGAGTTTCTCGGCTGGGGATCGCGGCCGGTTATTGAGTTCCTCGACTCGATTGGGAAGGACACGTCGAAGCCGATCTCCCAGTACGACGTCGCTTCGATCGTGACGGAGTACGTCAACCAGAACAAGCTCCTCCACccgacgaagaagaagaggatcgTCTGCGACGAGAAGCTTCATTCTCTCTTTGGGAGGAAGACGATCGCCAGAATCAAGATCTACGACCTCCTCCAGCCGCATTTCGCCGATAATCTCGAGGACGATTCCGACGACTCGTTCGACGACTCCGACGACGAGGCTTCCGACGACGAGGCGGCGAGGAAGTCGAATCAGAGGAGGAGAGCGGCGCTGCATGCGCCGTTGCCGGCGCCGAAGAGCTGCTACGCGGCGGTGATTCCGGAGAATGTGAAGCTGGTGTACCTGCGGAGGTCGGTGGTGGAGGCTCTGGTGAAGCAGGAGGAGGCTCAGGTGTTTGAGGAGAAAGTAGTTGGGAGCTTTGTGAGGACCAAGGCGGATCCTCATGACTATACGCAGAAGAATTCTCATGTGTTAATGCAGGTGAAGGCGGTTCTGAAGAAGACGAAGCCGAATTCGGAGGAGTCGTGTGATGATGGAGATGGAGGTGGAGGTGGGGTTCTTCTTCAGCTTCATGGAGCTTTCAAGGACTTCCCCATTTCCATGCTCTCTGATGATAACTTCTCCACG GAAgaatgtgatgatttacgtgaAAGAGTCAAAGGTGGTTTGCTGAAGAGACCTACAGTG GTGGAGCTTCAACAAAAGGTCCAGGTTCTGCATCTGGATGTAACAGAGCAT TGGCTTGCCAGAGAACTACAATTTTTACAGAAAGCAATTGACCGTTTTAATGAAAAGGGATGGCGCAGAGA GCTGTTTGAGCATTTGGAAAGAAGGCAACTTCTGGAGTCTCCAGATGAACAAGCACGTCTGTTGCAAGAGATTCCTGATGTCATCGCAGAAGAATTGGAGGTTGAACAAAAAGATTCTCCACATGCAATGGAACAAGGAACCCACGGCTCCCCAGGATGTATCCTCAGGGGAGATTCAATTCCTAGTTCTGACATACCAGTAGAAGGAACCTTAATCACATGGACTGCAGTCGATGTACATTCTGAAG CATGCGAGGATGGCCCATTGCAAGACCAGCAGAAACAACCTGCAGAGTCTGTAAAAAAGATACTTGATGAGCCAAAACAAGTGGAGGACAACAAGGATTCTCAGCAGCTTGTAGATAAGCATGTAGTGACATCTCAGGTGGTTAATTTGAGTGACAATGACTCAAGTGAAGAACAGGAATCCAAAAGAAAGTTTGAGATTCCAGTTCACCAGCTGGGAACCTTAATGTGGCACTATTTTGATCCCCAGGGAAATGTACAGGGTCCGTTCTCAATCATTTCGCTAAAGCGCTGGAGTGATTCTGACTACTTTCCTCAAGATttcaaaatttggaaaactgGTCAGAGTAGTGATGAAGCTGTATTATTAACCAATATTCTTCATTCGAATTTTGTAAATAGAAGTGTATATCAATAG
- the LOC126784935 gene encoding uncharacterized protein At5g08430-like isoform X2 produces the protein MGSFTWVGEYNAAVSAADVAPVRRSKRLHRPRKMEFLGWGSRPVIEFLDSIGKDTSKPISQYDVASIVTEYVNQNKLLHPTKKKRIVCDEKLHSLFGRKTIARIKIYDLLQPHFADNLEDDSDDSFDDSDDEASDDEAARKSNQRRRAALHAPLPAPKSCYAAVIPENVKLVYLRRSVVEALVKQEEAQVFEEKVVGSFVRTKADPHDYTQKNSHVLMQVKAVLKKTKPNSEESCDDGDGGGGGVLLQLHGAFKDFPISMLSDDNFSTEECDDLRERVKGGLLKRPTVVELQQKVQVLHLDVTEHWLARELQFLQKAIDRFNEKGWRRELFEHLERRQLLESPDEQARLLQEIPDVIAEELEVEQKDSPHAMEQGTHGSPGCILRGDSIPSSDIPVEGTLITWTAVDVHSEEYNTKRDDSGLVIFVQHARMAHCKTSRNNLQSL, from the exons ATGGGCTCCTTCACTTGGGTTGGCGAGTACAACGCCGCCGTCTCTGCCGCCGACGTTGCTCCGGTGAGGAGGAGCAAGCGCCTCCACCGCCCTCGGAAGATGGAGTTTCTCGGCTGGGGATCGCGGCCGGTTATTGAGTTCCTCGACTCGATTGGGAAGGACACGTCGAAGCCGATCTCCCAGTACGACGTCGCTTCGATCGTGACGGAGTACGTCAACCAGAACAAGCTCCTCCACccgacgaagaagaagaggatcgTCTGCGACGAGAAGCTTCATTCTCTCTTTGGGAGGAAGACGATCGCCAGAATCAAGATCTACGACCTCCTCCAGCCGCATTTCGCCGATAATCTCGAGGACGATTCCGACGACTCGTTCGACGACTCCGACGACGAGGCTTCCGACGACGAGGCGGCGAGGAAGTCGAATCAGAGGAGGAGAGCGGCGCTGCATGCGCCGTTGCCGGCGCCGAAGAGCTGCTACGCGGCGGTGATTCCGGAGAATGTGAAGCTGGTGTACCTGCGGAGGTCGGTGGTGGAGGCTCTGGTGAAGCAGGAGGAGGCTCAGGTGTTTGAGGAGAAAGTAGTTGGGAGCTTTGTGAGGACCAAGGCGGATCCTCATGACTATACGCAGAAGAATTCTCATGTGTTAATGCAGGTGAAGGCGGTTCTGAAGAAGACGAAGCCGAATTCGGAGGAGTCGTGTGATGATGGAGATGGAGGTGGAGGTGGGGTTCTTCTTCAGCTTCATGGAGCTTTCAAGGACTTCCCCATTTCCATGCTCTCTGATGATAACTTCTCCACG GAAgaatgtgatgatttacgtgaAAGAGTCAAAGGTGGTTTGCTGAAGAGACCTACAGTG GTGGAGCTTCAACAAAAGGTCCAGGTTCTGCATCTGGATGTAACAGAGCAT TGGCTTGCCAGAGAACTACAATTTTTACAGAAAGCAATTGACCGTTTTAATGAAAAGGGATGGCGCAGAGA GCTGTTTGAGCATTTGGAAAGAAGGCAACTTCTGGAGTCTCCAGATGAACAAGCACGTCTGTTGCAAGAGATTCCTGATGTCATCGCAGAAGAATTGGAGGTTGAACAAAAAGATTCTCCACATGCAATGGAACAAGGAACCCACGGCTCCCCAGGATGTATCCTCAGGGGAGATTCAATTCCTAGTTCTGACATACCAGTAGAAGGAACCTTAATCACATGGACTGCAGTCGATGTACATTCTGAAG AGTACAATACTAAAAGAGATGACTCTGGTCTTGTGATATTTGTGCAGCATGCGAGGATGGCCCATTGCAAGACCAGCAGAAACAACCTGCAGAGTCTGTAA
- the LOC126802927 gene encoding uncharacterized protein LOC126802927, translating to MAHSPIWFILAYHAQGLHQLCARLHECQMHGPIQHVPDVPLQPIIKLWPGRGWALDFIGEIHPNSSLQHKHILLATDFFTKWVETIPVKTTSSEVITDFIFKYIITRYGIPECLVADRGAGFMAERTQKFLAGYVLPIEINVQSLRVREQHQLIGEDYVQAMYQEHEDLDSRRVEALDSLMAEKKKIARLYDKCTRGRSFGVGDLVWKACFPYGERVDGRGKWSAKWEGHFVIDRVMGKGAYYLRDTDGNVHRNPMNGRHLKKYFPSVWEYEDPPAAVQAK from the exons ATGGCTCATTCACCGATATGGTTTATATTGGCCTACCATGCTCAAGGACTGCATCAGCTTTGCGCAAGGTTGCATGAATGTCAAATGCATGGGCCAATCCAGCATGTGCCAGACGTTCCTCTGCAACCAATAATTAAACTTTGGCCAGGGCGTGGTTGGGCTTTAGACTTCATTGGGGAGATTCATCCAAATTCTTCCTTACAGCACAAGCACATTCTCCTGGCTACAGATTTCTTCACCAAGTGGGTCGAGACTATACCAGTCAAGACGACGTCTTCAGAGGTGATCACTGACTTtatcttcaaatatattatcacCAGGTATGGCATTCCAGAGTGTTTGGTAGCAGACAGGGGGGCAGGTTTCATGGCTGAAAGGACTCAGAAGTTCTTAGCTGGCTATG TACTTCCCATTGAGATTAATGTTCAGTCGTTGAGGGTTCGCGAGCAGCACCAGTTGATTGGCGAAGACTATGTCCAGGCTATGTATCAAGAACATGAAGACTTGGATTCTCGCCGGGTGGAAGCTCTCGATAGCCTTATggcagaaaagaagaagatagcaCGGCTATATGACAAATGCACGAGAGGACGCAGCTTTGGCGTTGGAGACTTAGTGTGGAAAGCTTGTTTTCCCTACGGTGAGCGAGTTGATGGTCGTGGTAAATGGTCTGCTAAATGGGAAGGTCATTTTGTGATTGATCGAGTAATGGGCAAAGGCGCTTACTACCTTCGCGACACTGATGGGAATGTTCATAGAAATCCCATGAATGGTCGTCATCTTAAGAAGTACTTTCCTAGTGTTTGGGAGTATGAAGATCCACCGGCAGCGGTGCAAGCAAAGTAA